GTGCAGGGCTTCCCCACCCTCCTCTTCTTCGTCGACGGCGTGCACAACGAGTACACCGGCGACCGAACCAAGTATGCTGCCGATATTCTCCACACCGGCGAGACTTTACTTACCGCTGTAACATTCAGTCAGTCATTAATTGGGGAATTTCTGTTCTGTCTGTGTAACTCCAGGGACGCCATCCTCGCGTGGATCACCAAGAAGCTGGGGCCCGAGGTGCAGAACCTCACCACCGCCGACGAGGCCGAGAGGGTCCTCACCGGGGAAGAAACCGCCGTCCTCGCCTTCCTCCACTCCCTCTCGGTACGTACAACACACCTTCGATCTCAGCGCAACCAAGCCAATCCAATTGCTTGCTTCAAACTGCAACCATACAGGCCATGTTACCCATCCAGCTAAAAGACAGGCCTCCTTTGTATGCATAATAGATGCTGCATGCCTCAACTCGTACATTCCTTTCAATCCCAAATAAATCACAATGCAGCTAGCTACCTAGCTATATTTCGCGTGCAATGTATGCTCTCTTTCCATGTGTCTGTTGAGAACAGATTGTAGTGGCCCAGATGCGCTTGTATGTTTAGCTATTTTAAGACTACGTATGAAGTACATTTACTCTGTCAATTGCTATAGGGTGCTCACAGTGATGAGCTTGCTGCTGCTTCAAGGCTGGAAGACACAGTCAACTTCTACCAGACCACCACTCCCGATGTAGCTAAGCTTTTCCACATTGACCCCAAAGCAGAGCGCCCATCCCTAGTCTTGCTCAAGAAAGAGGAGGAGAAGCTGACCGTATACGGTATCTTCATCTCCAACCCGCTCCACCTTCCAGCGCATATGTTTCTTTCCATTTCCACACACCGTTTGGCTGTTGAATGTGTTATTAATGTACCGCGCATCAAGCAGACGGCGAGTTCAGAGCATCTGCAATTGCCGAGTTCGTATCGGCGAACAAGCTTCCGCTCATCACCACCCTCACACAGGAAAACGCCGCTGCGGTCTTTGATAGTCCAATCAAGAAGCAGGTATGTCAAGCCGTATGCCATGGGATCTTATTCTTTGCATTGTCTCTCTCATGTTGTTTCCCCCTGTGTTGCTTGTTCCTTTACTGACTGGCATGTTCTGTTTTTCGAACAAGATCCTACTATTTTCTGTTGCGAACGAGGCCTCGAAATTTCTGCCCATCTTTAAGGAAGCAGCAAAGCCATTTACGGGAAAGGTAAGTTTTCTGTTGATTGGTccagtgtttgatgagcttctcaCTTTCTCGTGTCACAAGTTGTCTAATCAAGTCCTGCATCCAACTCATTACTTATTTTCTTTGTAACTCGTTTGTTTGTTGATGTGAGTGTCTTACCAAAGCACTGTTGTGGCATGTCTCAAATGCAGCTGTTGTTTGTCTTTGTGGAGCGAGACAATGAGGAAGTTGGCGAACCTGTTGCCAATTACTTCGGAATTACTGGACAAGAAACCACAGTAATGTCTTTTATTTATTGCCATCTTTCTCTGTGCATTCATTTATTGGAAGAAATATAATGCAGTAGTTTGATTTTGATTTTAAGGTGTCTGATCTTTTTATTTTTGTTGGTACATTCTGATTCAATTACTTTGCAGATTCTTGCTTACACTGGGAATGAAGATGCCAAGAAGTTTTTCCTCAGTGGTGAAATGTTACTGGACAACATTAAGGTAATTGCTGAAATATGCTTAGAAATTTGGTACCAGAGTAGAAGTAAGATATTCAGAGTGTGGTAAACAGTTGCAAGAGAATATCTACTTGTTACTATTTTTTAAGCTGACGAACCTGTTTCTTCTAATTGTTATTTCATGTATGCTTACCTTTTTTAGGATTGTATATTCTGCTATACTCGACTATATGTTGCTTGGAAATCTTGCATGTGTTTGTGCATTTTCTCATCTTTCGTTTTTCAGCCACTGTAGTCATTGTTTATCGAAAGGCTCTGCTAGTTAGTACTAAGGAGGATGGATCAGAAATTACAAAGTTCCTTAAGCATTCTTGCTCCTTTTTGTACTGCCCAGGAATTTGCCCAAGATTTCCTCGAGGACAAGCTCACACCATTCTACAAGTCTGACCCAGTACCTGAATCTGTGAGTCAAGAAAAGTGATCTGATATCTCCTTTCTACATCATCATTTATACAACAATGAGACATTCTTTGTGTTACCATGCAGAATGATGAGGATGTCAAAATTGTTGTTGGCAAGAATCTAGATCAAGTAGTCCTGGACGAATCAAAAGATGTCCTTCTGGAGGTATGTTCTTGCCAGGTATTTGAGAAGATAAAAAAATATTGTCCTAACACCACATCATTTGGATGCAGATATATGCACCATGGTGTGGGCATTGTCAGACACTAGAGCCTACCTACAACAAGCTGGCCAAGCATCTACATGGCATCGACTCCCTTGTAATAGCCAAAATGGATGGCACAAACAACGAGCATCCTCGTGCCAAGGTCAACGTCACTCTTTCTTTGCTTTGACAGTTTTCCTACTGTTTTCTTCAAACTGGATATcacttactccctccgatccacaaGGAGTACTAAACTTGTCTGAGTTTTGTCATGCTAGGCAATCAGCAGTCACAAAACCTGTACATGCTTGTTGTGAAATATTGCTAGTTTTGGAACGTGTGGAAGTTATATTAACTCTTTTCTTCACTCAAAATTGCAGTTGCACTTGTTTATATAGTGCACAAAGTACAGATACATTTGTCTTCTGCCATATACATGCGAAAGTATACCTATTGGCTCTCATATTCATTCATGCGCTACAGTATGATGGCACAGTTCTTGTGTTATGGTCTAAATAAATAGACTGTTAGCAAATAGGGATCACCTGATGTTAGGCTATAAATATAAGTTAGTTGGAAAAGAGTTATCATGTTAGGCAAGATATATTTAGTTAGGAAAATAGAGATACAGTTTGGTTTTTGGAGACAAGCTATATGAAGAGACAATGTCTTTGAATCAATCAAGGAAAAACCAAAAGTTCTCTAATCCTCGGAGCCCCACTTCGACATCCGATATGAACCCTGTCGCTGGGTTGTTGAGGGAGAGTGCCCTATCCCTGGTCTTGGGACCTTCACCCTAACCGACTTATCTCAGTTGCGAATCAAGGTCCATAACATCTAGTAATAGTGCATCTTTTTTGTAATGCAGTATTAATCACCGTATGGGAATGCTCCTGCTCTTTGATTTTTTATATAGCACTACGATTATTACTGTTACGCAGACGATCTGATTCCCCTAAATACTGCGCTTTAAGCATGTGTTCCTTCTAATTGTTTCTTAAATTTATATATGGAAAATCTACATGCTCGATTTATTTTCGCGTTTGCTAGTCTTTCCAGAATACAGAATTGACACTCTTTTCCTGTTTCAGCCTGATGGGTTCCCCACAATACTCTTCTACCCAGCTGGGAGGAAAGGCTTTGAGCCTGTAAGTTCTTACACATGATGTTTCATTTCTTATTTTCCGACGCATCTGTTACTCTGTGTTTTCTTTCAGTTAGTAGCAATCACGTTACCTTCACTTATGTCCTTACTTTAGTAGGTTTCTCAGGAATGCTATCATATGGGCATCTTTAGAGCTGTCTCTGGACACCTTAAATTCCGCTAAAACATGTGTGTTCAAGTTTAATGAATAACTCAGAACCGCCAATTTGTCCTTCGAGTTCTTGCTAAGAAGGTTACATGTCCCTGCAAACTTGAATATATGCCGTTCTAGATGTCTAAAATTAGTCATGGCctgcatttttgaaaatggtagaTCCACTAGACAAATAGCTAAGCTCACAGGTGGAGCTGGAGCTGGGCACCATTGTGCTAATTCAATTTGTTTGTTTGCTTACTAGACAAACAGCTAAGCTCACAGGTGGAGCTGGAGTTGGGCACCATTGTGCTAATTCAATTTGTTTGTTTGCTTGTTTGGTTAAACTTTGCAGATAACTTTTGAGGGGGAccggacggtggtggagatgtacAAGTTCATCAAGAAGCACGCCAGCATCCCTTTCAAGCTGAAGCACCCAGACTCATCGGCGGCACGAACAGAGAGCTCCGAGAACTCAGGTTCAAACCTGAAGGATGAGTTATAGGGCATCTCACACCATTGAACTAATCAATGCTGGCGACAAGTTTTGAGGCTCCGCGATTGTAAGTTCGTGTCTGCGGATAACAGGAGGTTTTGAGGGAATAGCTAGGTTTCAGTTTGGGCAGTTGGAATTGTATGTTGAGAATACAAACATTACAATcggaaaaaaaagcaaaaaatccTTTGCTTCCGCCCTTCTTTTTTTCATATTTCAAACTATATATTCATAGACAAAATCTGGGAGAACAGCCCACAGGTAGCTATATACAGTATAAGTAGAAAGCAGAGTAAAGAAAGCAGCTGAATATGTAGCTATGGCTGGGCCATCTGAAGGTCTGATGGTGATGTCGGGACGCGCCTGGCTCTCCACCTGATGATCTGGAGGAGCACGGCGTTGGCACAGATGGCAACACCAAACCCGGCAAAGGTGGAGAGGATGATGGCGAtgacggcctgcagccgcacataGCGGTAGAAGAGGTGGGTGAAGAGGACGACGAAGAGGAACTGGACAGCGGAGTAGATCCAGACGTATCTCCTGGAGGACACCATCTTGGATGTGGTGAGGGAGGAGAAGAGGCCGAGGACGCCGGCGAAAGGCAATGAGATGGCTAGGGCGGCGGTGCCATGGTCGTCCACCAGCAGCTGCTCCAGGAAGCAGAAGTAGGCCAGCATGCTCACCACCACCAGGATCGCCGTGCGGTGCCGCCAAAACCCCATGAATCCGCTGCCACTGCCTGGAGGAGTTGCAACAGCAGAAGCCGGAGACGGTGGTAGCGGCGGAGGAGCATTGTTGCGGACGCGGCGGAGCGTGACAGGCAGGTTCAGCACGTCGTGGCCGCAGACGTCGCAGTTGGCGTTGCCCTTGATGCTAAACCATTTCAGGGCGCAATCCCGGTGCGCCAGGGCGAGCTCGCCCTTGCACCGGCACTCCAGCTTCAGAACATTCCCCCCTTCTCCCAGAGCCACCATGCAGATCCTGCAGACTGCCTCCTCTTCTCCaacctcctcttcatcctcctgctTGGATCCTTCAGCTCCTTCTTGTGCTTCTGCTGAGTCTGATTGTGATGACTCTAGTGCTGGCACGGGCATCGACGACACCCGGAACCGGGTGAGCGAGCTCGAGTCCGCCACCCTCtttctgtgactctgggggaacCTCCTGATGCTGGTCATGGGCATCGACTGCGAGCGGCACACCGGCTTCagttgctgctgctttagttgttCCTTCATCAATAACACAAGAACAATCGAATTACCATGCATGCCATATATGAATCGATGAATCATGGCAATTCCAAGAGATATGATCGTTCATTCAATTAACTACTTACTGCACAAGCATCTTCAGCAGCAGCCAGATGATCAATGTCCATGGCAGTCGTGGAGGTGGTGACCCTGAAGCTGAAAAGCTTGGAGAATGACAATGACCGGACGCTGCAGGATCCAGACGCCTCCTCCTCAATTCTTGATTTTGATCGCATGCTCCCGCTCTTCACCGGCAATGGCGATGGCTTGGCCTCCTGCTTCTCTTGTGCATATACTGGAAGCAGCGGACGATCCCCACGATGATGCTCCTCTTCGTCTTCCGTCAACATCGGGCCGCTCGTGTTCTCCTGCACAGGAAATCATCCTCAGCGTCATCTTCACAGACATAATTGATCAAGGTATGCAAGAAGAAAACCATTACCTGCTGTGTCTGCTGAGCCATGGCAAACAGATGTGGCTAGCAGCAGGGCTTTTCCTTCCATTATTTGTAACAGTGTACTGGTAACAGCAATTGATCATGACAGTGACGATGAGTAATGGATGGGTCCGTGGGAATGGAAGAAAAGAAGCTACTCCGAGCGAGACTGGTGGGTGGCCCTGATGGTGAGTCATGATTGACTACCTAGCAAGCTAATTGCAACCACTCCCTGGCCTCTCCCAACTGGTGATCAGGGCTCCATCTAAAGAGGTAATACGGTTCCTCAATTGTTCCACGAACCGTAGCTAATCGCCAGTGATTTTCTTGTTTCTTGTAAACTGAACTGGAATTGCTTCTTGCGCTTCATTGTGAGAGGTAGAATACAGTTTACCATGGATGATTAGTGGTGAACCTGAAAATGAACTTAGTTTTTGGTTCATTCCAATGTATGGTCAGTAGTGATGAATGTCAGTGACGAATGAACTGCAGATGAACCTAGCTTTTGTAAGATTAACTTAGTTTTTGGTTCACTCCAATGTATGATCATTAGTGATAGCACGTCTATTGGTTGTGTATTTGATGTGTGCGGAAACAGAGATGGCATAAGAACTTTCGGAAAACAAAAAAGGCGTTTGCTACAAATAACACGGGCAATGCCACGTTGCTGTTGCTTCTCTTGTACACATCACACAAACATCAGGTATGTCTCATAACTTTCTTTTCATGTAGTATGCTTTACGCCAAAACACGCAATCAATGTTAACATTGACAAGTCACGGTGCATCCATCagattttgattattctcaaacgACAATGTCAGACAAGATACGAGAAGCGACAGCATTCCAGAGGCAATACTAAGGATGGCAAATTTACCCACGGGTATGCGTACCCGCGGGTACCGTACccgcatgggcagggtatgggtacacttttatgcccatgggtagtacccataccctgcccgttaAGTCATGGGCAGGGCACGGGCATAGCTTCGTACCCGCGGGTATACCCATACCCTGCACATTTATTGTTAAATTCTTACGTGACACGTCTATTTCTGTTGACTTATGAGTTAGAATATGAGAATGTGATTTTTATATTATGTTAATTGTTATGTACTCAACTAACTATTATTTAGTTGAGATAATTAATTTTTTAATCGAAATTGTTATCGATAAATGTTAAATTGTGATTGACTTGTGTACAATTTATCCTACCCACCGGGTACCCAATGGGTACGGGTACCCACCGGGTATGGGTATGGGCAAAGTTTTGTACccatgggtacgggtatgggtaGAAGTTTGTACCCATTGACTATACGGGTACGGGTATGGTATTGCCCTACCCTGTccataccctgcccattgccACCCTTGGGCAATACCTTGTTTCACCACAAGAGATTGGGAGTATGAAGGGGAGCTGAAGCTTCAGTATGACGGTGAGCTTCCAAGCAAGTGGTTGACAAGTAGGAGTAAATGTTTGTTTTTGTGAACTGTGATTGGGCGATAAATCTTTTTTCCAGACAAAGGACTTCAAGAAATGATTTTGAATGACCTTGCATTTAGCCACTTCACTTTCATCCATTAGTAGTGAGCGCAAGCTTTGTTATTTGGTTGGTGGGATTTGTAGCTTCATATGTGCATTGGACCGATAGTACCTTTGAGGAACAAACCAACCGATTACCAGATGAGGTTATTCTACTTTGAGTACCATTTATCTGAGGACATTAGTCTTAGCTGATCTAATCTTGTTGAAAGTGAATATTCATGTCAAAGGCTTCAATCTATTCTAGCTAAAAGTTGTTATTTTCTGTCATATTAAGAATGGAAAATTTGCTATGGGACACCGTTATTTTTCCTATTAAAAAGTATCAATGTTTACATTTGAAGGTATTTTCGTGTGTGCAAATCCAATTGTTTTAAACTAAAAAGAAGTGAACTATGTTTTTCCTTGTATGTCAGAAAACTTAAATACCTGCAAATCATATTGGAAGCTTATTATGataatttttacataaacaagctGGAAaccttttgttactaggattgaaTTCAACCTTTTCTTTGGAGCAAGGCAACCACTAGAAACAAACCATCTCATTCCCACCTGGCACAAACATATATTTTTGCCACTATCCCTTTTCTATGGCATTTTCTGTTGGCTGCACTAAAAAATGAATATATAACCCCTAACCAGCAGCAAAAGACATAAGAGCCTAACAGGATGTCTTCTTGATTATAAGATAATGTATCTCTTTTACAATGTGTCCCTCCCTTCGTTACACTTGTCCAGATCAACCTAATCACCAAAGTCATTGACAGAATGAGATTCACTATTTCAGGTAGCAGAGTTAACTACCAGGAAGGTACATACAGCTTAGGAGCTCACTATGAAATCTATTTCAGCTTGAGAGCTCACTACAGGGTACAACACACCACAAGTTCTAACTCTACAACAAGAACGACTGGACACCACAATTCACATGAATAAATGTCTAATGACTGGAGACTTGAGACCTCTTCATGGTCAGCACCACCTGAGGTTTTGTTGTTAAATAATCCGGTTGCAAATGAACAACGCCTTGTCCCTAAAATCTGCTGTTTCAGCTCTCAATTTGCCCAAACATGAACAAGGCCATGACGGTTACCCGTGTAGATCTCATCACGCTCTTCATCATAGTACAGAGCTGTGATGTCCTCAAGAGCTTCTGTGATTGTACTCTGGAACTTCCACGTCTTCTTTTGCTTGCTGAAGTCCCCAGCCTTTATTTTGGCCAAGCATTTTCCTGTCAGTATGTTGCTGATGTTTATAGAGCCAGCTGCACATGAGCAAACAAAGAAAAGTTATGTTATCCACAACCACAAATGTGAGTATCATGCTTATTTATCTGGCGACAGGTGGTGAGATGTCAGCAAGGATGCATGAGATCACACAATGGCAGGTCTAATTAAATTAACTCATGCCAGAAGTGTATGGATCATGAATAAATATTGTCAAAGTAAACCAAAACTACAGATAACTAGCAAGATGCAACATCCACTGATTCAACTGTAACATCACTTAGAAGAAAATGACTCCATCTGCCATCTGACAAATTACACAATATATCCTCCAACAAACAACGAAAGCAATCATATCTTACCATTTTCTTCTGAAGATGAATCACTGGAATCAGCCTTGCAGTAAGAAATAATAAGATCTTGATCACTAGTTATGTATATGTTATTGGTATTGCAGTCAGGGTGCCACAACAGGTGATCCTCAAATGATGTTACTAGTTCACCACGGAAATTCCATACTGCCACAGATCGATTCCGGAAAGTCAAAAACAACTGGAGTTCATACAGAAAGATGAAGGCAGATGGAGTCATGAACTCAGTACTGCTCACTTCAGTCAACTGGAAGTTCCGTACCTACAATGATGTGAGTTAAAACGATAAGCAAGATGCAACAGGTGATCTGATTGATTCTGGGTACTTGTAAACTAAGAAGATACATACATCAAGTATTTGAAGATTCTCCCCATCCTGCTTGACCAAGAGCTTTTCATTGAATTGTTCAATGAAATCCACCTTCTTATTCCGATGGAGAAGGTGGTTGAAGAACTTCAGAACTGTACCATCCTCAATAGAAAGAATCTTCAGAGGAATAGAGCTGCTTGTTCTTGTATAAATCAATAGCATTATGCCAGGACTGTCACAAGTTGACAAGTAATTAGACAAATGTAACCACACATCGGTACAAAAACGAATTACTTTTTACTAGCCTCTGCAAGTGCATTACAGAAATAATTTCTAGCTTCCATTTGTTATTGATAGCAAGATATTTGGCAGCTTTGTGGTTAGTAAAAGAGACATTTAAGTGATAACATAACATTTTTCAAACAAGGACTGAATGAAAGGAAGAGAAAAGATAAGTACCTTATCTTTATTTCTTGAACATTCTTGTCAGATATGGAATACAGTAGTGTGTAGTTTTTCAAGTCGAACACCTTGTAAGTGCTGTTCACAAAATGAGATACAATCAGGGCAGTTCCAGAAAGGGCATTTATAGACATTACAGAAGTTAAAGTACCTGTCTTGAGCAGAATAGGTTAAAACCTTTCCATTGACATCATCAAACTCCACAAATCCAGGCCATTTCAAGGACTCTGTTTCAAAGAGAGGATAACCAGCATCCGGCTTTCCACGGCGTATATACCTTGAAACAGGTGAACAAGATCTTAATCAAGATGAAAGAAACAGATATTCACTGGTTAAGGACATATGGACACAAAACTCACTCTATGCGAGTTGTCTTGCATCGCAGGGCACTGAAATTTTCAGAGCCATATACTGACACAGTAATGAGGGAATCATTGTTCTTGTTGTAGAACAAACTACGAACAACCTCATCAGGACACCCATTCAGAAAGCATATTCTCTTATTTGTCACTGCAAACAGAAGGAGAGCATCTCAGTAAAACGGTACGATGCCCAGAAGCACAGCAAGAATGCAAGCATACCTCTACTAAAAGCAGCGCATACTCCTGACTGTGATAAAGCGAAAACTATATCTTTTGCTGCAACTATCTCGATAATTTTAGACCTTTTCCTCACATACGGCAGTAGCGAACTGTTCTCCTTGGGATCATGTGTGTCGAACTCTTCCTGAAAGTGAAATCAAATGAGCATTGTCAGAAGCAAAAAATAAGAAACCTGATGAGGGAGGTTAAAACCAATTGTTACATGATGAGAAGTTCAAGTTTAGCAGTTGTAATAGGTGTGGCTTATGAAGCACCGCAAGTGCTGGTGGGTGACAGGCATTCAGTTTTGTTGAAAACAAGGTGCATCCCTTCCTATTTGTTATCTGAGCAATTTAATGTGACCAAGGCAATGAATAACTAGGAGTCCTGGACAGAGACGCCTATTGACAGCAATGATGTAATAGATGGGCAAGTGATTTCCAGCACTCATATGCCCAGCTTGGCATCAAACAGTCATTAAATAAACTGAACAAACGATTTATCTTGGAGGCATATAACATAACTGCCATCTTCTATGTGGATTGCAGCAATTCAACAAATAGGAAGGGATGCACACAGCATAAATCTAATACGTTCATGATATAGAATTATCCTATGATTTCCCAGAAAGAGGATACTAATGTGATATGATGACATATCTATCAGGAATGCCCTAAGCTGAACCACAAATCTGCATGACAAGCCAGAAAGAATGGATCCCGGGTGCACAGGACAGCCATCTGGTGCACATCTGCTCAACTGGGCAATCGGCAGGCCATGTCCACAAATCTCCATTGCACTGTAAGGGAACGCACAAGCTTATCCACCCCATCGAGGGTAACAAGCGCGGTATAGCACTCGCCAACACAGTACGACCCCAATTACCCATAGATATCCAGCGGAGCCTAACAAGATCTGAGTTTTCCCTGCCTAGTAAACCCACCCAGACTCCCCGCACCCCGGCAGCTACTCCAATCGAAGCTAATCCGCCCGGGATTTCCCAGCAAGCCAAAACCTCGGCGCAGGCACACGCGACCCGAAAGAGAAAGAAACGAAACGAGACCAGATAAGATAGCGCGGGAGCAAGCAAAGGCGTACCTGCAGCTGAATGTTGCGGAAGCGCTCGTGCGCGGAGTTCATGGCGAAGGAGCGGTCGCGTCTTGAGCTGATCTCCCTGCGCTGGAGCTTCCTGACGCTGCTGACGGGCGCCTCGTGCCTGGGCCGCTTCCTGGCCACCACCCGCCGGCCGTTGCACGGCCGGGGGCTCGCCGAGATCCGCCTCGCCTCCATCTCCGCccgcccctctctctctccccgccCCGCCCAGCAGACTCCCCGGATGGTA
This Lolium perenne isolate Kyuss_39 chromosome 1, Kyuss_2.0, whole genome shotgun sequence DNA region includes the following protein-coding sequences:
- the LOC127318748 gene encoding protein disulfide isomerase-like 1-4 — translated: MALAALPRSLPVLFLLLLATPVLLAASARDEDLDYIIDNAGDIPANDSEAWLHDGSSSSSDDEDEDPFDQDSEDEDYGAEIDETHVVLLAAANFSSFLAARRHAMVQFYAPWCAHCRALAPDYAAAAASLAAQQADVALAKVDATEDAELTEQYGVQGFPTLLFFVDGVHNEYTGDRTKDAILAWITKKLGPEVQNLTTADEAERVLTGEETAVLAFLHSLSGAHSDELAAASRLEDTVNFYQTTTPDVAKLFHIDPKAERPSLVLLKKEEEKLTVYDGEFRASAIAEFVSANKLPLITTLTQENAAAVFDSPIKKQILLFSVANEASKFLPIFKEAAKPFTGKLLFVFVERDNEEVGEPVANYFGITGQETTILAYTGNEDAKKFFLSGEMLLDNIKEFAQDFLEDKLTPFYKSDPVPESNDEDVKIVVGKNLDQVVLDESKDVLLEIYAPWCGHCQTLEPTYNKLAKHLHGIDSLVIAKMDGTNNEHPRAKPDGFPTILFYPAGRKGFEPITFEGDRTVVEMYKFIKKHASIPFKLKHPDSSAARTESSENSGSNLKDEL
- the LOC127318758 gene encoding uncharacterized protein — encoded protein: MAQQTQQENTSGPMLTEDEEEHHRGDRPLLPVYAQEKQEAKPSPLPVKSGSMRSKSRIEEEASGSCSVRSLSFSKLFSFRVTTSTTAMDIDHLAAAEDACAEQLKQQQLKPVCRSQSMPMTSIRRFPQSHRKRVADSSSLTRFRVSSMPVPALESSQSDSAEAQEGAEGSKQEDEEEVGEEEAVCRICMVALGEGGNVLKLECRCKGELALAHRDCALKWFSIKGNANCDVCGHDVLNLPVTLRRVRNNAPPPLPPSPASAVATPPGSGSGFMGFWRHRTAILVVVSMLAYFCFLEQLLVDDHGTAALAISLPFAGVLGLFSSLTTSKMVSSRRYVWIYSAVQFLFVVLFTHLFYRYVRLQAVIAIILSTFAGFGVAICANAVLLQIIRWRARRVPTSPSDLQMAQP
- the LOC127318768 gene encoding uncharacterized protein, which translates into the protein MEARRISASPRPCNGRRVVARKRPRHEAPVSSVRKLQRREISSRRDRSFAMNSAHERFRNIQLQEEFDTHDPKENSSLLPYVRKRSKIIEIVAAKDIVFALSQSGVCAAFSRVTNKRICFLNGCPDEVVRSLFYNKNNDSLITVSVYGSENFSALRCKTTRIEYIRRGKPDAGYPLFETESLKWPGFVEFDDVNGKVLTYSAQDSTYKVFDLKNYTLLYSISDKNVQEIKISPGIMLLIYTRTSSSIPLKILSIEDGTVLKFFNHLLHRNKKVDFIEQFNEKLLVKQDGENLQILDVRNFQLTEVSSTEFMTPSAFIFLYELQLFLTFRNRSVAVWNFRGELVTSFEDHLLWHPDCNTNNIYITSDQDLIISYCKADSSDSSSEENAGSINISNILTGKCLAKIKAGDFSKQKKTWKFQSTITEALEDITALYYDEERDEIYTGNRHGLVHVWAN